One part of the Solanum dulcamara chromosome 8, daSolDulc1.2, whole genome shotgun sequence genome encodes these proteins:
- the LOC129900752 gene encoding probable LRR receptor-like serine/threonine-protein kinase At3g47570 yields MLHHHTSSLANISTDKDALLSLKSHISSDPNNILARNWSSSSPVCSWIGITCSSRHNRVTALDISSMQLHGTIPPHLGNLSFLVSLNIRNNTFHGDLPEELAHLQRLKSIDVKSNNLTGAIPSFLSLLPNLRFVYLSMNQFSGEIPSFISNITKLEVLTVQNNFLEGEIPREVGDLRYLTVLGLQGNQLSGAIPPSIFNITTMEIIALTSNNLTSNLPTTICDHLPNLKELYLSKNNLGGFIPPNLEKCRKLQVLALSANEFIGTVPRELSNLTALQILELALNQFSGSVPPTIFNMSALRALTLAVNKLSGTLPSDLGRGMPNLEGLYCGGNNLSGFISDSISNSSRLRAIDLSDNSFTGTIPGSLGNLEYLEVLSFAENNFVSDSTLGFLTSLTNCRNLRVLWLGYNPLDGVLPASVGNFSNSLQTFRGNSCKLKGIIPREIGNLTGATKIDLYNNELTGHIPNTVQGMLSLQELYLHTNKIEGTIPDVMCSLKNLGALYLSGNQFSGSVPPCLGNVTSLRVLYLDYNRLNSRLPASLGGLRDLIEFNISSNLLSGKIPFEIGNLKAAALIDLSKNDFSGKIPTTLGGLDKLINLSLGHNRLDGPIPDSFGKMLALEFLDLCYNNLSGEIPNSLEALVYLKYMNFSFNKLSGEIPTGGPFANFTSQSFLSNDALCGDSRFIVKPCPTKSTKKSRRKVVLTSLYILLGIGSLFALAVGYAVLRFRKTKKNASQVDVSLVKEYERISYYELEQATEGFNESNLLGYGSFSTVYKGILKDGTLLAAKVFNVQLEGAFKSFDTECEILRNLRHRNLTKVITSCSNIDFKALVLEYMPNGTLDKWLYSHNLFLNLLQRLDIMIDVASAMDYLHNSYSTPVVHCDLKPSNVLLDQEMVGHVSDFGIAKLLGAGEASFVQTSTIATIGYIAPEYGQDGIVSTSCDVYSFGILIMETFTRMKPSDEIFNGEMSIQRWVSDSFPSEIHKVVDSNLVTPGEEQIDSKMQCLLSIMELALRCTLVKPDARIRLKDALSRLIKIRLQLVISCY; encoded by the exons ATGCTTCATCACCATACTTCTTCACTAGCTAATATTAGCACTGATAAAGATGCTCTTCTTTCCTTGAAATCTCACATTTCTTCTGATCCTAACAACATCCTAGCAAGAAACTGGTCTTCTTCCAGCCCAGTTTGCAGCTGGATCGGAATCACTTGCAGCTCCCGACACAATCGAGTCACTGCTTTAGACATTTCTAGCATGCAACTTCATGGTACCATACCTCCACACCTTGGAAACCTCTCATTTCTTGTTTCCCTCAACATCCGTAACAACACTTTCCATGGAGATTTGCCAGAAGAGTTGGCCCATTTACAAAGGTTGAAATCGATTGATGTCAAAAGCAATAACCTCACCGGTGCCATTCCATCATTTTTAAGTTTGTTACCAAACCTACGGTTTGTGTACCTTTCGATGAATCAATTTTCGGGAGAAATTCCTTCTTTCATTTCCAATATAACAAAGCTGGAAGTGTTGACTGtgcaaaataattttctagAAGGAGAGATCCCTCGAGAAGTCGGTGATCTTCGTTACTTGACTGTCCTAGGCCTGCAAGGCAATCAGCTTAGTGGGGCTATACCACCATCAATTTTCAACATTACGACGATGGAAATCATTGCTCTTACAAGTAACAATCTTACTAGTAATCTTCCAACAACTATATGCGATCATCTTCCAAATTTGAAAGAGCTTTACCTCTCAAAAAACAACCTAGGTGGCTTTATTCCACCAAACCTGGAGAAATGCAGAAAGCTTCAAGTCTTGGCATTGTCGGCCAATGAGTTTATTGGAACTGTACCAAGAGAGCTATCCAATTTAACAGCTCTACAGATATTAGAGTTAGCACTGAATCAGTTTAGTGGTTCTGTCCCTCCAACCATTTTCAACATGTCAGCACTGCGGGCTCTAACACTTGCTGTAAACAAGCTTTCAGGTACTCTACCTTCAGATTTAGGTCGTGGAATGCCCAATCTAGAAGGACTTTATTGTGGAGGAAATAATCTTAGTGGTTTTATCTCTGATTCAATCTCAAATTCTTCAAGACTCAGAGCAATTGATCTCTCAGACAATAGTTTCACAGGTACGATCCCGGGATCACTTGGTAACTTAGAGTACCTTGAGGTTCTGAGCTTTGCGGAAAATAATTTTGTCAGCGATTCAACATTGGGCTTCCTCACATCATTGACAAACTGTAGGAATCTAAGAGTACTCTGGTTAGGTTATAATCCATTGGATGGTGTTTTGCCTGCATCTGTTGGTAATTTCTCAAACTCACTGCAAACTTTTAGAGGAAATAGTTGTAAATTGAAGGGCATCATTCCTCGAGAAATCGGTAATCTTACTGGAGCGACAAAGATTGATCTGTATAACAATGAGTTGACCGGACATATTCCAAATACTGTCCAAGGAATGTTGAGCCTTCAAGAACTTTACCTACATACCAACAAGATAGAAGGAACCATACCAGATGTTATGTGCAGTTTAAAGAATCTTGGTGCATTATACTTGTCAGGAAATCAGTTTTCTGGTTCGGTTCCACCATGCTTAGGGAATGTTACTAGTTTGAGGGTACTTTATCTAGATTATAATAGGCTGAATTCTAGATTACCAGCAAGCTTGGGGGGCCTTCGTGATCTCATAGaattcaatatttcatcaaatttaTTGAGTGGGAAAATTCCCTTTGAGATTGGAAACTTAAAGGCTGCAGCACTCATTGATCtatcaaaaaatgatttttctgGTAAGATTCCTACCACTCTAGGGGGTctagataaattaattaatctTTCTCTGGGACATAATAGATTAGATGGACCTATTCCTGATTCATTTGGCAAAATGTTAGCATTagaattcttggatttatgctACAACAATCTTAGTGGTGAAATTCCAAATTCATTAGAAGCTCTTGTGTATCTCAAATACATGAATTTCTCATTCAATAAACTCAGTGGAGAAATTCCCACCGGTGGTCCATTTGCAAATTTCACCAGCCAGTCCTTCCTATCCAATGATGCACTATGTGGTGACTCTCGGTTTATCGTGAAACCGTGCCCAACCAAATCTACAAAGAAGTCAAGAAGAAAAGTGGTGCTTACAAGTTTATATATTCTATTAGGGATCGGATCACTCTTTGCGTTGGCTGTTGGATATGCGGTGTTAAGATTTAGAAAGACAAAGAAGAATGCAAGTCAAGTAGATGTGTCTCTTGTAAAAGAGTATGAAAGAATTTCCTATTATGAACTTGAACAGGCAACTGAAGGATTCAACGAAAGTAACTTGCTTGGTTATGGTAGTTTCAGCACGGTCTACAAAGGGATACTTAAGGATGGTACTCTTTTGGCTGCAAAGGTATTCAATGTGCAGTTGGAGGGAGCATTTAAAAGTTTTGACACAGAATGTGAGATACTCCGGAATCTTCGCCATAgaaatttgaccaaagtcaTCACCAGCTGCTCCAACATTGATTTCAAAGCCCTAGTGCTGGAATACATGCCCAATGGGACACTTGATAAATGGCTATATTCTCACAATCTGTTCTTGAATTTATTGCAGAGATTAGATATAATGATCGATGTTGCATCTGCAATGGACTATCTCCACAATAGCTATTCAACACCAGTGGTGCATTGTGACTTGAAGCCAAGCAATGTCTTGCTAGATCAAGAAATGGTTGGCCATGTCAGTGATTTTGGCATTGCAAAATTGTTAGGTGCAGGGGAGGCTTCTTTTGTTCAAACAAGTACAATTGCAACCATAGGATATATTGCTCCCG AGTATGGACAAGATGGAATAGTATCCACGAGTTGTGATGTTTATAGTTTCGGCATCCTGATAATGGAGACGTTTACAAGAATGAAACCAAGTGATGAAATATTTAATGGAGAAATGAGCATACAACGTTGGGTTAGTGATTCCTTCCCAAGTGAAATTCATAAGGTGGTGGATTCGAATTTGGTTACGCCAGGGGAAGAACAAATCGACTCAAAGATGCAGTGTTTGTTATCTATCATGGAATTAGCATTGAGATGCACTTTAGTAAAACCTGATGCAAGAATTAGATTGAAAGATGCTCTTTCGAGACTTATAAAGATTAGGCTCCAACTTGTCATAAGTTGCTACTAG